In one window of Microcoleus sp. FACHB-68 DNA:
- the thrC gene encoding threonine synthase — MIKAYRSYLPVTDTTPVVTLQEGNTPLIPVPSIAKLVGKEVRVFVKYDGLNPTGSFKDRGMTMAISKAKEAGAQAVICASTGNTSAAAAAYARRGGMRAFVLIPEGYVALGKLAQALVYGAEVLSIKGNFDRALEIVRDMASHYPVTLVNSVNPYRLEGQKTAAFEVVDVLGDAPDWLCIPVGNAGNITAYWMGFCQYHQEGKCGRLPRMMGFQAAGAAPIVTGAPVTNPETLATAIRIGNPANWERALAAGEASQGQFNAVTDEEILEAYRLLASQEGIFCEPASAASVAGLLKVKDRVPAGATVVCVLTGNGLKDPDSAIHHCNNAFKQGIDPSLSAVASVMGF; from the coding sequence CTGATCAAAGCCTATCGGTCTTACCTGCCTGTGACAGATACCACGCCGGTAGTGACCCTGCAAGAGGGCAACACCCCTCTCATCCCCGTTCCCTCGATTGCCAAGCTGGTTGGTAAAGAGGTGAGAGTTTTTGTGAAATATGATGGTCTCAACCCCACCGGCAGCTTTAAAGACCGGGGAATGACAATGGCCATTTCCAAAGCCAAGGAAGCCGGAGCGCAGGCAGTGATTTGTGCCAGCACCGGCAATACCTCAGCCGCAGCAGCAGCTTATGCACGGCGGGGGGGGATGCGAGCCTTTGTTCTGATTCCGGAAGGCTATGTGGCGCTGGGTAAGTTGGCGCAGGCGTTGGTGTATGGGGCTGAAGTTCTATCAATTAAGGGAAATTTTGACCGGGCGCTGGAGATTGTGCGGGATATGGCGTCTCACTATCCGGTGACGCTGGTAAACTCGGTCAATCCCTACCGGCTGGAAGGTCAGAAAACCGCTGCATTTGAGGTGGTAGACGTTCTCGGTGATGCCCCCGACTGGCTGTGTATTCCCGTGGGTAATGCGGGGAATATCACTGCATACTGGATGGGTTTTTGTCAATACCATCAGGAAGGAAAATGCGGTCGCTTACCGCGAATGATGGGATTTCAAGCAGCCGGTGCAGCCCCCATCGTCACCGGCGCACCTGTGACCAATCCAGAAACTTTGGCCACAGCGATTCGGATCGGCAACCCGGCCAACTGGGAGCGGGCACTCGCGGCGGGAGAAGCGAGCCAAGGGCAATTTAATGCTGTCACAGACGAGGAAATTTTAGAGGCTTATCGTCTACTGGCTAGCCAAGAAGGTATTTTTTGTGAACCGGCGAGTGCTGCATCCGTCGCCGGCTTACTGAAAGTGAAAGATCGCGTTCCTGCCGGCGCAACCGTGGTTTGCGTGCTCACCGGCAACGGTCTTAAAGACCCAGATAGTGCCATCCATCACTGTAACAACGCATTTAAGCAGGGGAT
- a CDS encoding ABC transporter ATP-binding protein: MRSPKKQSAFKWSRQSLRQALSVFQYSGKALGLVWTTSRTLTVIFALLTLVAGILPAAVAYAGKLIVDSVISASQSGLASDRWTAISYVGLEALVVMLLAGTQRGLSVCQSLLRVLLGQKVNVLILEKALTLDLVHFEDSEFYDKMTQARHEASSRPLSLVSRTFKLVQDALSLITYGGLLLQFSGWAVVVLVITAIPPFFAETRFAGEAFRLFRWRSPETRQQHYLETLIAREDFAKEVQLYQLGPVLLGRYRNIFHRLYGEDRDLTLRRGFWGYLLGLLSTTAFYLAYAWIVLETIVGRISLGDMTMYLMVFRQGQTTFAGTLSAIGGMYEDNLYLANLYDFLKQDIFKQQGRVTQGLVANDGIRFENVSFTYPGSQQPALKNISFHLKPGEKLAIVGKNGSGKTTLIKLLTRLYTPSAGRILLDGLDLQEWDVGILRRRIGVIFQDFVRYQFTVGENVGVGDVERLEDEAGWEIAAEKGMARPFIETMPESFKTQLGRWFKSGIELSGGQWQKIALSRAFMRTKADILVLDEPTAAMDAEAEFEIFERFRTLTQKQMVFLISHRFSTVRMADKIAVIEAGELIEEGTHEELLQANGRYAQLFTIQAAGYQ, translated from the coding sequence ATGAGGAGTCCGAAAAAACAAAGCGCTTTTAAATGGAGCCGGCAAAGCTTGCGCCAAGCGTTATCCGTGTTTCAGTACAGCGGGAAGGCATTAGGCTTAGTCTGGACAACCAGCCGCACGCTGACAGTAATTTTTGCCCTTCTTACCTTAGTCGCCGGCATCCTGCCAGCCGCCGTTGCTTATGCCGGCAAATTAATTGTCGATAGCGTCATCAGTGCTTCTCAAAGTGGACTGGCAAGCGATCGCTGGACGGCTATCAGCTACGTGGGATTAGAAGCGCTTGTTGTGATGCTACTTGCCGGCACACAACGCGGTTTAAGCGTTTGCCAGTCCTTGTTGCGCGTGCTGCTGGGTCAAAAAGTCAATGTTTTAATCTTAGAAAAAGCGCTGACTCTCGATCTCGTTCACTTCGAGGATTCAGAATTTTACGACAAAATGACACAGGCGCGGCATGAAGCATCCAGCCGGCCTTTGAGTTTAGTCAGTCGCACCTTTAAGCTAGTGCAAGACGCCCTTTCTTTGATTACTTACGGCGGCTTACTATTACAGTTTTCAGGATGGGCAGTTGTTGTACTGGTAATCACAGCCATTCCTCCCTTCTTTGCCGAAACGCGCTTTGCCGGCGAAGCTTTCCGTTTATTCCGGTGGCGTTCCCCAGAAACCCGACAACAGCATTATTTAGAAACTCTAATTGCGCGTGAAGACTTCGCAAAAGAAGTTCAACTTTATCAATTAGGGCCGGTATTACTCGGACGTTATCGTAACATTTTTCACCGGCTTTATGGCGAAGACCGTGACCTCACCCTGCGGCGTGGTTTTTGGGGGTATTTATTAGGGCTACTAAGTACAACTGCCTTTTATCTCGCCTATGCCTGGATCGTTTTAGAAACCATTGTCGGTCGTATTTCTCTGGGAGATATGACCATGTATTTAATGGTATTTCGGCAAGGACAAACCACCTTTGCCGGCACACTCAGCGCCATTGGCGGAATGTACGAAGATAACCTTTATCTTGCCAATCTTTACGACTTTCTCAAGCAAGATATTTTTAAACAGCAAGGGAGAGTCACTCAAGGTTTAGTTGCAAATGATGGCATTCGTTTTGAAAATGTCTCCTTTACTTATCCCGGAAGCCAACAGCCGGCCCTTAAAAATATATCATTCCACCTTAAACCAGGGGAAAAACTCGCAATTGTTGGTAAAAATGGCTCTGGAAAGACAACCTTAATCAAACTGCTGACACGCTTATATACCCCTTCTGCCGGTCGTATTCTACTCGATGGGTTAGACTTGCAAGAATGGGATGTGGGTATTTTGCGCCGGCGCATTGGTGTAATTTTTCAAGATTTTGTTCGCTACCAGTTTACTGTGGGCGAAAATGTAGGGGTGGGTGATGTAGAACGCTTAGAAGACGAAGCCGGCTGGGAAATTGCCGCAGAAAAAGGGATGGCGCGACCTTTTATTGAAACTATGCCAGAAAGCTTTAAAACTCAATTAGGCCGGTGGTTTAAATCAGGAATTGAACTTTCTGGGGGTCAATGGCAAAAAATCGCTTTGTCACGGGCATTCATGCGAACCAAAGCTGATATTTTAGTGCTGGATGAACCCACAGCCGCGATGGATGCAGAAGCCGAATTTGAAATTTTTGAGCGCTTCCGCACCCTGACTCAAAAACAAATGGTTTTCCTGATTTCTCATCGCTTTTCTACCGTGCGAATGGCGGACAAAATTGCAGTCATCGAAGCCGGCGAACTGATAGAAGAAGGAACCCACGAAGAATTACTGCAAGCAAATGGACGCTACGCCCAACTTTTTACAATTCAAGCAGCAGGATACCAATAA
- a CDS encoding DUF697 domain-containing protein → MAVNLRRPILIGGIGLSFSLWLLESLHHSVVQVGEWTVLGVIGAGAAAWWLQQGTPKIKPTPTLALLDRQTVEKALAEAETMIGHLEAETQNLDANSQAAIKGVCQTMGERGNQLKAELDRQEIRLAVTGGKAAGKTTLIQALKSAMPQLQPITFTETPALFAGTDSGTTAQKNALELAIASDLVLFVITGDLTEPECQTLQQLTSAGVRTILLWNKQDQYLPEERATVLQQQQFRIKEILNSGDVMAISASPVPVKVRQHQPDGSVKEWQEVPAPEINSLTSRLCQILAEDAQKLVFASTLRAAGALKLEAKTALNRIRRDRAMPAIEQYQWIAAAAAFANPVPALDLLATGAIASQLVVDLGAIYQQKFSLQQAQAIATTMATFMLKLGLVELSTKTISTVLKSNAITFVAGGAIQGVSAAYLTRIAGVSLIEYFQAQDVAVPVSDEKPLNFDKLGKTLQSVFQQNQQAAFLQSFVKQVASRLTPQTAE, encoded by the coding sequence ATGGCTGTCAACTTGCGGCGACCCATTTTAATTGGGGGCATTGGTCTTTCATTTTCCCTGTGGTTGTTAGAAAGTCTCCATCACTCAGTTGTGCAGGTGGGTGAGTGGACGGTTTTGGGGGTGATCGGAGCCGGCGCGGCGGCGTGGTGGCTTCAGCAAGGAACGCCCAAAATCAAACCGACTCCAACACTGGCGCTTCTAGACCGGCAAACGGTAGAAAAAGCCCTCGCAGAAGCAGAAACCATGATTGGGCATCTGGAGGCTGAGACACAAAACCTCGATGCCAATTCTCAAGCGGCGATCAAGGGTGTGTGCCAGACAATGGGGGAACGGGGAAACCAGCTCAAAGCTGAGTTAGACCGGCAGGAAATTCGCCTTGCTGTTACTGGTGGGAAGGCAGCCGGTAAAACAACGCTGATCCAAGCGTTAAAGTCTGCCATGCCGCAACTCCAGCCAATCACCTTCACAGAGACACCGGCATTGTTTGCGGGGACGGATAGCGGAACCACTGCCCAGAAAAATGCCCTAGAATTGGCAATTGCCTCAGACTTGGTGCTGTTTGTGATCACCGGCGATTTAACTGAACCGGAATGCCAAACCCTGCAACAACTAACATCCGCAGGTGTGCGAACTATTTTGCTGTGGAATAAGCAAGACCAATATTTGCCCGAAGAACGAGCAACCGTTTTGCAGCAGCAGCAATTCAGGATTAAAGAAATCCTAAATAGTGGGGATGTGATGGCGATTTCCGCTTCCCCTGTGCCGGTGAAAGTCCGCCAGCATCAACCGGATGGTTCAGTCAAGGAGTGGCAAGAGGTGCCGGCACCAGAGATTAATTCTCTCACGAGCCGGCTCTGCCAAATTCTGGCAGAGGATGCCCAAAAGCTGGTATTTGCAAGTACCCTGCGGGCAGCCGGTGCATTGAAATTAGAAGCAAAAACGGCATTGAATCGTATAAGACGTGATCGCGCCATGCCGGCAATCGAGCAATATCAGTGGATTGCTGCCGCAGCCGCCTTTGCCAACCCTGTTCCCGCCCTCGATTTGCTTGCAACCGGCGCAATTGCCTCTCAGCTTGTTGTTGATCTCGGTGCCATTTACCAGCAAAAGTTTTCCCTCCAGCAAGCCCAGGCAATTGCTACGACAATGGCAACTTTTATGCTGAAGTTGGGGTTAGTTGAACTTTCCACAAAAACAATTAGTACCGTCCTCAAAAGTAATGCAATTACCTTTGTTGCCGGCGGCGCAATTCAAGGCGTGAGTGCTGCTTATCTGACGCGAATTGCGGGGGTGAGTTTGATTGAATATTTCCAAGCTCAAGATGTTGCAGTGCCGGTTTCTGATGAGAAACCTTTGAATTTTGACAAGTTGGGGAAAACACTGCAAAGTGTATTTCAGCAAAATCAGCAGGCTGCATTTTTGCAATCTTTTGTCAAGCAAGTTGCGAGCCGGCTGACTCCTCAAACTGCCGAATGA
- a CDS encoding GTP-binding protein, protein MRQTLSWYSHVRRQPQLAKDTELQSAMQKQLDVLSGNLAKLDQSMIRIAAFGLVSRGKSAVLNALLGQKILQTGPINGVTQWPRSVRWMPNPDGKVQVELIDTPGLDEVDGQVRAQMARDVAHQSDLILFVVAGDITRTEYKALSELRKTRKPLILVFNKIDLYPEQDRQAIYQQLQQLAAGEKEKGRVGEGEMPSTSNAPSPMPNAPSPMPNALSPDDIVMVAAEPMPLPVRIEWPDGRITNEWETPPPQVEELQQKILNILNREGRSLLALNALIQARDAQANIASKTLDSRQKAAEDLIWEFAKYKALAVGVNPFAFLDLLGGVVADLALIRSLARLYGLPMTGYEAGKLWKTILLSAGGLLLSEMGSSLVLGISKSAGAAAGAAGDGGGITAYAGAAVAQASLAGYGAYTVGHAAQVYLEQGCTWGPMGSDTIIQDILNQVEPNTVIDRLRQELSMKS, encoded by the coding sequence CTGCGGCAAACGCTGTCCTGGTATTCTCATGTGCGCCGGCAGCCACAACTTGCCAAAGATACAGAACTGCAATCTGCCATGCAGAAACAGCTTGATGTTTTGTCGGGAAATCTCGCTAAGCTAGACCAAAGCATGATTCGCATTGCTGCCTTTGGTTTAGTCAGTCGTGGCAAATCAGCGGTTTTGAATGCCTTACTCGGCCAGAAAATTTTGCAAACCGGCCCAATTAACGGCGTCACTCAATGGCCGCGTTCGGTGCGCTGGATGCCCAATCCTGACGGTAAAGTGCAGGTCGAGTTAATTGATACCCCTGGATTGGATGAAGTCGATGGCCAGGTCAGGGCGCAGATGGCGAGAGATGTGGCCCACCAATCCGATTTAATTTTGTTCGTCGTTGCCGGCGATATTACCCGCACTGAGTATAAAGCCTTATCTGAGCTGCGGAAGACGCGCAAACCCCTAATTTTAGTCTTTAACAAAATCGACCTTTATCCCGAACAAGACCGGCAAGCGATTTACCAACAACTGCAACAGTTAGCTGCCGGCGAGAAGGAAAAGGGGAGAGTGGGAGAGGGGGAAATGCCCTCAACGTCTAATGCCCCATCCCCAATGCCCAATGCCCCATCCCCAATGCCCAATGCCCTATCTCCCGATGATATTGTCATGGTGGCGGCAGAACCGATGCCTCTGCCGGTGCGAATTGAGTGGCCCGATGGTCGGATCACGAACGAATGGGAAACCCCGCCACCGCAAGTCGAGGAACTTCAGCAGAAAATTCTTAATATTCTGAATCGAGAAGGGCGATCACTTTTGGCGTTGAATGCCTTGATTCAAGCGAGAGACGCTCAAGCAAATATTGCAAGTAAAACACTAGATTCTCGTCAAAAGGCAGCAGAAGACCTGATTTGGGAATTTGCTAAATATAAAGCTTTGGCTGTTGGCGTCAACCCTTTTGCCTTTTTAGACTTGTTGGGAGGAGTGGTGGCGGATTTGGCGCTGATTCGCTCATTGGCGCGGCTGTACGGATTGCCGATGACCGGCTATGAAGCGGGTAAACTTTGGAAAACGATTTTGTTGAGTGCCGGCGGTTTGTTACTCAGTGAAATGGGCAGTAGCTTAGTTTTGGGAATTAGCAAAAGTGCCGGTGCGGCTGCCGGTGCGGCGGGTGATGGGGGTGGGATTACGGCTTATGCCGGCGCTGCAGTTGCTCAAGCCAGTTTAGCCGGTTATGGAGCCTACACCGTCGGTCATGCAGCGCAAGTGTATCTGGAACAAGGTTGTACATGGGGTCCAATGGGTTCCGATACGATTATTCAAGACATTTTAAATCAGGTGGAACCGAACACCGTTATTGATCGTTTGCGGCAAGAATTATCGATGAAATCTTAA
- a CDS encoding TlyA family RNA methyltransferase has product MPAKQRLDTLLVELNLCESRQLAQRLIRAGEVMVNQQVIDKPGTEVDPAAQIKVKARSPYVSRGGEKLAKALEVFAIPVQGRICLDGGISTGGFTDCLLQAGAECVYGIDVGYGQVDWRLRNDPRVLLRERTNLRNLTKIDLYSEDSPLPDLGVVDVSFISLSKIMPALWDLLQSPREAVLLVKPQFEVGRSRVGKKGVVRDPADHADAIAQVLQAAGGLGWQYRGLTWSPIVGPAGNIEYLLWLAMESLLPMPDLKEITQITETAVRELKPKPA; this is encoded by the coding sequence ATGCCGGCTAAACAACGACTCGACACCCTATTAGTAGAACTCAACCTCTGTGAATCGCGGCAGTTGGCCCAAAGGCTGATCCGTGCCGGCGAAGTAATGGTAAATCAGCAGGTGATTGATAAACCAGGTACGGAAGTCGATCCGGCGGCACAAATTAAAGTAAAAGCCCGTTCGCCCTATGTTTCCAGAGGCGGCGAAAAACTGGCAAAAGCCTTAGAAGTCTTTGCGATTCCCGTACAAGGGCGAATTTGCCTTGATGGGGGCATTTCCACCGGCGGCTTTACTGACTGCCTTCTACAAGCCGGTGCGGAGTGTGTTTACGGCATTGATGTTGGCTACGGGCAGGTTGATTGGCGTCTGCGAAATGATCCGCGCGTGTTGTTGAGAGAACGCACGAATCTACGAAACTTGACAAAAATTGACTTGTATAGTGAAGATTCACCGTTACCAGATTTAGGTGTGGTGGATGTGTCGTTTATTTCCCTAAGCAAAATTATGCCGGCACTGTGGGATCTCCTGCAATCACCCAGAGAGGCAGTGTTGCTGGTGAAACCGCAGTTTGAAGTGGGAAGATCACGAGTGGGTAAAAAGGGTGTTGTGCGAGATCCGGCGGATCATGCGGATGCGATCGCCCAAGTCTTGCAAGCTGCCGGTGGTTTGGGATGGCAGTATCGCGGTTTAACCTGGTCGCCAATTGTCGGGCCGGCAGGTAATATTGAGTATCTGTTGTGGTTGGCAATGGAAAGTTTGCTGCCAATGCCAGATTTAAAGGAAATCACCCAAATTACTGAAACTGCGGTGCGAGAATTGAAACCGAAGCCGGCTTAA
- a CDS encoding Coq4 family protein: MLKQFEDLTRTVRNLHTVTDLLKSMGEKTENVFDIEDNFRGSDQMKVCVERVKAIPEARAMMESRYLGPEIDLEALSNLPPGTLGHTYATVMKALGFDPNFYRRRDVKTDADWVTMRLRKTHDIVHLITGFGPTGGELGVLAIHAVQIGYPMGVLLQVASMGLALKRQPEKLDYVTQQSARGMGMAIQIKPLIAQRWEAGWDKPVRQWREELNITNPVIDEPYSLKNRLPSLDLDW; this comes from the coding sequence ATGCTGAAACAATTTGAAGATCTCACCCGAACCGTTCGCAATCTACACACTGTTACGGATTTGCTCAAATCGATGGGCGAAAAAACAGAAAATGTTTTTGACATCGAAGATAACTTTCGAGGCAGTGATCAGATGAAGGTGTGCGTCGAACGGGTTAAAGCCATCCCGGAAGCCCGCGCTATGATGGAAAGCCGCTATCTCGGCCCTGAAATCGATCTCGAAGCTTTATCAAATTTACCCCCAGGCACGCTTGGTCATACCTATGCCACCGTGATGAAAGCCTTGGGCTTCGACCCCAACTTTTACCGTCGCCGTGATGTTAAAACCGATGCAGACTGGGTGACGATGCGCTTACGGAAAACCCACGATATTGTACACCTGATAACAGGCTTTGGGCCTACCGGCGGCGAGTTGGGAGTGTTGGCAATTCACGCAGTTCAGATAGGCTATCCGATGGGTGTGTTGCTTCAGGTTGCTAGTATGGGTTTAGCGCTTAAGCGCCAACCGGAGAAGCTTGACTATGTAACGCAGCAGTCGGCAAGAGGCATGGGGATGGCAATACAAATTAAACCGCTGATTGCTCAGCGTTGGGAAGCCGGTTGGGACAAACCTGTGCGGCAATGGCGTGAGGAATTAAATATTACGAATCCTGTCATTGATGAACCCTACAGTCTGAAGAACCGGCTGCCAAGTTTGGATCTGGACTGGTAA
- a CDS encoding DUF4112 domain-containing protein, protein MALLLIMNTTQRLATLNRIRKLSRLMDTAIGIPGTRFRIGIDPILGLVPGAGDLVSTAFSAYIIYLAARFNIPREFLAKMIFNVGLEAVVGTVPLIGDLFDAYYKSNIRNLAILEQHLQAVDPKLEELSEILPDYTESTFSK, encoded by the coding sequence ATGGCACTATTATTAATTATGAACACTACACAACGTTTAGCGACTCTCAACCGCATCCGCAAACTCAGCCGGCTGATGGATACAGCCATCGGCATCCCTGGCACGCGTTTTCGCATTGGCATAGACCCTATTCTGGGCTTAGTTCCCGGTGCCGGTGATTTAGTAAGTACAGCCTTTTCAGCTTACATCATTTATCTAGCCGCCCGGTTTAACATTCCCCGCGAATTCTTGGCAAAAATGATTTTTAATGTTGGCTTAGAAGCTGTTGTGGGGACAGTTCCATTGATCGGTGATTTGTTTGATGCTTACTATAAATCGAATATACGCAACCTTGCCATTTTAGAGCAACATCTTCAGGCGGTTGATCCGAAACTTGAAGAACTTTCAGAAATACTGCCTGACTATACAGAATCGACTTTTTCTAAATAA